Part of the Dehalococcoidia bacterium genome is shown below.
GTCTGTGAAGTAGGAGTGACGAAGGTGTTTCCAGCACGTCCAGCAACTTTAGGAAAAATTTGACCGTCAATTAGCCACATATGATCTGCTGTTCCGTATTGAGTATCGTCCGGAACACTAACTATTACGGGGCGACGGGAATGCCATTCTGGCTCAAGGTAATCCCACATTTGTAGAGGTTCTGCGATATGCGTATCTGCATCTAAGATCCCTGCCATAATCGGTTACTCCTTTATTGCACTATTGAAATCACCATGAGTTCCGCCAGTTTTTTCCACTAGATGGATATCACTTATGATCATACCCCTATCAACCGCTTTGCACATATCATAAATTGTCAGAGCGGCTATATTAACTGCAGTTAATGCCTCCATTTCTACTCCAGTTTTGTAATCTGTGGATGCTTCTCCAATAATCCTTAGTTCACCTTCATTCCCCGTGATTTCAAAATCAACTGAGATTTGATGCAACGGGATTTGATGAGCTAATGGGATCAAATTCCA
Proteins encoded:
- the moaC gene encoding cyclic pyranopterin monophosphate synthase MoaC; this translates as MANEHEKKLSHLTDQGTAQMVNVGSKPDSARTAKAAGLITMAKDTLALIQEGKIKKGEVFTVARLAGINAAKNTWNLIPLAHQIPLHQISVDFEITGNEGELRIIGEASTDYKTGVEMEALTAVNIAALTIYDMCKAVDRGMIISDIHLVEKTGGTHGDFNSAIKE